The following proteins come from a genomic window of Aquimarina sp. MAR_2010_214:
- the crcB gene encoding fluoride efflux transporter CrcB — MKQILLVFIGGGTGSIARYLISKYLNSSSTGIPYGTFTANILGSLFIGIILGLALKNNVISQNTVTLLATGFCGGFTTFSTFAYENHVLLKSGDFINFMIYAVGSFIVGVLFIFLGMFIVK, encoded by the coding sequence ATGAAACAAATACTTTTGGTGTTTATTGGAGGTGGCACTGGCAGCATCGCACGTTATCTTATAAGTAAATACCTCAATAGCTCTTCTACGGGAATTCCATACGGTACCTTTACAGCTAATATTTTAGGTAGTCTCTTCATTGGGATTATTCTGGGACTAGCACTTAAAAACAATGTAATATCACAAAATACAGTTACCCTTTTGGCTACGGGTTTTTGTGGAGGATTTACTACTTTTTCTACATTTGCTTACGAAAATCATGTATTACTAAAATCTGGAGATTTCATTAACTTTATGATCTATGCAGTTGGGTCGTTTATAGTTGGAGTTCTTTTCATATTTTTAGGAATGTTTATTGTAAAATAA
- a CDS encoding sigma-70 family RNA polymerase sigma factor, producing METSDLWKNYYEDIRLFIKSKVKNDQIVDDLIQETFIKVHNNKNRLRDHSKIKSWLFTIARNIVYDYFKENKQTTDFISEQMYEERDANHSEKDCLPELINRLPEKYRNPLLLSDVKGLKQKQIAEQLGIPLPTIKSQIQRARKMIIKGYMDCCDYKLNDEGKLIGETKEKENCKICR from the coding sequence ATGGAAACTTCGGATCTTTGGAAAAACTATTATGAAGACATTAGGTTATTTATAAAAAGTAAAGTGAAAAATGATCAAATTGTAGATGATTTGATACAAGAGACTTTTATAAAAGTACATAATAACAAAAATAGACTTAGAGATCATTCTAAAATTAAATCCTGGTTATTTACAATTGCAAGAAATATAGTATATGATTATTTTAAAGAAAATAAACAAACTACAGATTTTATAAGTGAGCAAATGTATGAAGAGCGTGATGCTAATCATTCTGAAAAAGATTGCCTCCCAGAATTAATAAATAGATTGCCAGAAAAATATCGAAACCCATTACTCCTTTCTGATGTAAAAGGCCTTAAGCAAAAACAAATTGCAGAACAATTAGGAATACCTTTACCTACTATTAAATCACAAATACAACGTGCCCGAAAAATGATCATAAAAGGATATATGGATTGTTGTGATTATAAACTTAATGATGAAGGAAAATTAATAGGAGAAACTAAAGAGAAAGAAAATTGCAAAATATGTAGATAA
- a CDS encoding P-II family nitrogen regulator: MKKIEAIIRKSKFEAVKEALHKIEVNFFTYWDVTGVGNEKKGHVYRGITYKTSDIPRRYISIVVSDEFEEKTIRTLIDSAKTGEIGDGKIFVSNIQDTYRIRTEEKGNQALR; this comes from the coding sequence ATGAAAAAAATTGAAGCAATTATACGCAAATCAAAATTCGAAGCTGTAAAAGAAGCTCTACATAAAATTGAAGTAAATTTCTTTACCTATTGGGATGTAACTGGTGTCGGTAATGAAAAGAAAGGTCATGTATATAGAGGAATCACTTATAAAACATCTGATATACCACGTAGATATATATCTATAGTGGTCTCTGATGAATTTGAAGAAAAAACAATTCGAACACTAATTGATTCTGCCAAAACCGGAGAAATTGGTGATGGAAAAATATTTGTATCAAATATCCAGGACACCTATAGAATCAGAACCGAAGAAAAAGGTAATCAGGCATTACGTTAA
- a CDS encoding GyrI-like domain-containing protein — MKIVKYLFFLLLLVIIGGAVYVATIDGEFQVEESRVIDAPDELLFATINEYKTWDKWGPWMDESDDLIMEYPEKTSGEGASYSWKSETQGDGKMETKKTSPFSSIDQNITFVTPMGESKSEVYWKFEKIESKKTKVTWSMKGEQSFMEKAYWATQDSTVSQMLRPMYQRGLEKIDAFVNEKMKQYAVHVDGVTEHGGGFYMYNATASSIAVIPEKMEQMLPAVAMYMKQNNLPQTGMPFTLYNEYNEEQGTAIFSTAIPTRDKVVTPKESAILCDFLPRQKVVKTTLKGDYKNLKEAWEAGYKYIAENNLEPNTESAAFEVYRVEPTLQPNPAEWVTEIYIPIK; from the coding sequence ACGGTGAGTTTCAAGTAGAAGAAAGTAGAGTAATAGATGCTCCCGATGAGTTATTATTTGCTACAATCAATGAGTATAAAACTTGGGATAAATGGGGCCCGTGGATGGATGAATCTGATGATCTTATCATGGAATACCCCGAAAAAACAAGTGGTGAAGGGGCTTCTTATAGCTGGAAAAGCGAAACACAAGGAGATGGTAAAATGGAAACCAAAAAAACCTCCCCATTTAGTAGTATAGATCAAAATATAACGTTTGTTACTCCTATGGGTGAAAGTAAAAGTGAGGTATACTGGAAATTTGAAAAAATAGAAAGTAAAAAAACCAAAGTAACTTGGAGTATGAAGGGAGAACAATCGTTTATGGAAAAAGCATACTGGGCTACTCAAGATAGTACAGTATCGCAAATGTTAAGACCTATGTATCAACGTGGACTTGAAAAAATCGATGCATTTGTAAATGAAAAGATGAAACAATATGCTGTTCATGTAGATGGTGTAACAGAACATGGAGGTGGATTTTATATGTATAATGCAACGGCTTCTTCAATAGCTGTAATTCCTGAAAAAATGGAACAAATGCTCCCTGCTGTGGCAATGTATATGAAACAAAACAATCTTCCACAAACAGGAATGCCGTTTACATTATATAATGAGTATAATGAAGAACAAGGAACTGCTATTTTCTCTACAGCAATACCAACGAGAGACAAAGTAGTTACACCCAAAGAAAGTGCTATTCTTTGTGATTTTTTACCACGTCAGAAAGTGGTTAAAACTACGCTTAAAGGGGATTATAAAAATCTAAAAGAAGCATGGGAAGCCGGTTACAAATATATTGCAGAGAATAACTTAGAGCCAAATACAGAATCCGCAGCTTTTGAAGTATATAGAGTAGAACCAACATTACAGCCTAATCCTGCAGAGTGGGTTACAGAAATTTATATTCCAATAAAATAA
- a CDS encoding MFS transporter: MLKLLLHYFNSFSGLSKEVWWLALITLINRAGAMVIPFLSLYLTDDLNFSLQQVGWIMTSYGLGSFLGAWLGGKLCDQIGYYKVILISLLLTGVSFITIQYFTSFWSICVGFFILIAIADMARPAFFVALSAYSKPENKTRSLTFIRLAINLGFSAGPAIGGLIIASIGYYGLFWVDGITCIIAGFVMIQTLHPKKAKVLDKEVVVDNPVSAHNDGIYVLFLIALALFGFIFVQYFSTIPLYYKEIHQLSEQKIGLLLALNGALIFFFEMPLIAYLEKTRLSKIGNVIGGFVLTGISFLLLLVTPWAGVLVIGMIIATLGEMVAFPFGNAFALDRAKKGRQGAYMGLYSMSFSLAHIFGHNSGMQFINNFGYESTWIFMAIIAALGTFLLYIVKQKLNQEKVSG, from the coding sequence TTGTTAAAACTTTTACTTCATTATTTCAACTCCTTTTCTGGATTATCAAAAGAGGTGTGGTGGTTAGCTTTAATCACACTAATCAATAGAGCCGGGGCAATGGTAATCCCCTTTTTGTCTCTATACTTAACCGATGACCTGAATTTTTCGCTACAACAAGTAGGGTGGATTATGACCAGTTATGGATTAGGTTCTTTTTTAGGTGCTTGGTTAGGAGGTAAATTATGTGATCAAATTGGTTACTATAAAGTCATACTCATTTCTTTATTATTAACAGGAGTTTCATTTATAACTATTCAATATTTTACTAGTTTCTGGAGTATTTGTGTTGGTTTCTTTATTCTAATTGCAATTGCAGATATGGCAAGGCCCGCTTTTTTTGTAGCATTAAGTGCCTATAGTAAACCAGAGAATAAAACCAGATCATTAACTTTTATTCGACTTGCTATCAATCTAGGTTTCTCTGCCGGTCCTGCAATTGGTGGATTAATTATAGCATCTATAGGCTATTATGGTTTGTTTTGGGTAGACGGAATTACCTGCATTATAGCTGGGTTTGTTATGATACAGACGCTTCATCCCAAAAAAGCAAAAGTATTAGATAAGGAAGTTGTTGTCGACAATCCGGTAAGCGCACATAATGATGGTATTTATGTCTTGTTTCTAATTGCATTGGCTTTATTTGGTTTTATATTTGTTCAGTACTTTTCTACAATTCCATTGTATTATAAAGAAATACACCAATTATCAGAGCAGAAAATTGGGTTATTACTTGCTTTAAATGGTGCTTTGATATTTTTCTTTGAAATGCCATTGATAGCATATCTAGAAAAAACAAGGTTGTCTAAAATAGGGAATGTTATTGGAGGTTTTGTTCTAACAGGTATAAGTTTTCTACTGTTACTAGTTACACCTTGGGCAGGAGTTTTGGTTATCGGAATGATTATCGCAACACTTGGAGAAATGGTTGCATTTCCCTTTGGAAATGCTTTCGCCTTAGACAGAGCAAAAAAAGGAAGACAGGGAGCTTATATGGGATTATACAGCATGTCTTTTTCTCTTGCTCATATCTTTGGTCATAATTCTGGAATGCAATTCATAAATAATTTTGGGTATGAAAGTACCTGGATTTTCATGGCTATTATCGCTGCTTTAGGAACGTTTTTATTATATATCGTAAAACAAAAACTTAACCAGGAAAAAGTATCTGGTTAA
- a CDS encoding porin: MKTKTTTFFLRKVTFFTLIFLSFKAICQGEIPKPTLDKLLSQINLSGSIDGYYRYNIVVPNDNSVAPKTSFVNQSGFALGMANVILGYEDEKVGFVADLVFGSRGEDAVFNSNDSAQIINQLYLYWNVIKSIKLTFGKFNTFIGYEVISPTGNFNYSTSYMFSYGPFSHTGLKADFAISEKWSAMLAVMNPSDYTDSNPFDTYIAGAQIGYALDNGSVFLNFRYGNEGEPGEVDPTFQVDLTTGWDLTQDFYFGVNTAYVSIESQKNGDTSGFYGVALYPQYKTSQKLTIGIRGEYFSVYNSGLTDVIGLDAQGDGDAIAITLTGNYNIGKLTLKPELRIDTTSEDFFIDNDREPTKNLSSFVFGAIYKF; the protein is encoded by the coding sequence ATGAAGACAAAAACCACCACATTTTTTTTAAGAAAAGTAACTTTTTTTACTTTAATCTTTTTGAGTTTTAAAGCAATTTGTCAGGGAGAAATACCAAAACCTACGCTCGATAAATTATTATCTCAAATAAACTTATCAGGATCAATTGACGGATACTACAGGTACAATATTGTAGTTCCTAATGACAATTCGGTAGCTCCAAAAACATCTTTTGTAAACCAAAGTGGTTTTGCATTAGGTATGGCTAATGTAATTTTGGGGTATGAAGATGAAAAAGTTGGATTTGTAGCTGATCTTGTCTTTGGGTCCAGAGGCGAAGATGCTGTATTTAATTCTAATGACTCTGCTCAAATCATTAATCAACTATATCTCTATTGGAATGTAATCAAAAGTATTAAACTTACCTTTGGTAAGTTTAATACTTTTATTGGGTATGAAGTAATTTCACCAACAGGAAATTTCAATTATTCTACTTCGTATATGTTCTCATATGGCCCTTTCTCACACACTGGTTTAAAAGCGGATTTTGCAATAAGCGAAAAATGGTCTGCCATGCTTGCCGTAATGAACCCTAGTGATTATACAGATAGTAATCCGTTTGATACTTACATTGCTGGAGCACAGATAGGGTATGCCCTGGATAATGGTAGTGTTTTTCTTAACTTTAGATATGGTAATGAAGGAGAACCTGGAGAAGTAGATCCTACTTTTCAGGTGGATCTTACTACCGGATGGGATCTGACTCAAGATTTTTATTTTGGAGTAAATACAGCTTATGTATCTATAGAATCACAAAAAAACGGGGATACTTCTGGATTTTATGGAGTAGCATTATATCCTCAATACAAAACATCTCAAAAATTGACTATAGGAATAAGAGGAGAATATTTCTCGGTGTACAACAGTGGGTTAACAGATGTAATTGGGTTAGACGCACAAGGTGATGGAGATGCTATTGCCATCACTCTCACTGGAAATTACAATATTGGAAAGCTAACTCTTAAACCAGAATTAAGAATAGATACCACTTCTGAAGATTTCTTTATAGATAATGACAGAGAGCCAACAAAAAATCTTTCTTCTTTTGTCTTTGGAGCTATTTATAAATTCTAG
- a CDS encoding DJ-1/PfpI family protein: protein MKNFFFAFCIILIYGCTQVQQEKQSSTVETKIETVEKKKSFPKLEPNRYNVAFLIMDGTYNTEFTAPFDIFQHTQYRKNIKQMNVFTVANTDHPITTFEGVKIIPDYNYVKDSLPQIDILVVPSAEHHLDTDLDDKVMIDFVKQVDKTVSFMTSHCDGAFVLAKAGVLDNVVSTTFPSDIDQMRKTFPNLDIRKEVLFVHDKKYITSAGGAKSFEAALYLCEYLYGAEIARSLAGGLVIDWNLENVPHLVINK from the coding sequence ATGAAAAATTTCTTTTTTGCCTTTTGTATTATATTAATTTATGGTTGTACGCAAGTACAACAAGAGAAGCAATCTAGTACTGTAGAAACAAAAATAGAAACGGTAGAAAAGAAAAAGAGCTTTCCCAAATTAGAGCCTAACCGATATAATGTTGCTTTTCTGATTATGGATGGAACTTATAATACTGAATTTACGGCACCTTTTGATATTTTTCAACATACTCAATATCGTAAGAACATAAAACAGATGAATGTTTTTACCGTTGCAAATACTGATCATCCTATAACAACATTTGAAGGTGTAAAAATTATCCCTGATTATAACTATGTGAAAGATTCTTTACCTCAAATAGATATTTTGGTGGTTCCTAGTGCTGAGCATCATTTAGATACGGATTTGGATGATAAAGTGATGATTGATTTTGTAAAGCAAGTTGATAAAACTGTATCATTTATGACCTCGCATTGTGATGGAGCATTTGTACTTGCCAAAGCCGGAGTTCTTGATAATGTAGTGTCTACTACTTTTCCTAGCGATATAGATCAAATGCGCAAAACATTTCCCAATCTGGATATTAGAAAAGAAGTACTATTTGTACATGACAAAAAATATATAACTTCTGCAGGAGGGGCTAAAAGTTTTGAAGCTGCATTATATTTATGTGAATACTTATATGGTGCAGAAATTGCAAGATCACTTGCAGGAGGATTAGTAATTGATTGGAATCTGGAAAATGTACCTCATCTTGTAATTAATAAATAA
- a CDS encoding Lrp/AsnC family transcriptional regulator — protein MKIDAINWDILKCLQQNARLSNTEIGRKVGLSSPAVAERIKKMEDYGVLKGYIADVSYAKIGYQLKAMITLRAFMGRLKPFLIKVSEFKEVMNCYRITGNENIIMEVVLRDQMHLQEFIDRLITYGEVKTHIILSNLIENNPVTGHTEFGELGV, from the coding sequence ATGAAAATAGATGCAATAAACTGGGACATTCTAAAATGTTTGCAACAAAATGCAAGATTATCTAATACCGAAATAGGAAGAAAAGTAGGTTTAAGCTCTCCTGCAGTTGCTGAAAGAATAAAGAAGATGGAGGATTATGGCGTTTTAAAAGGGTATATAGCAGATGTCTCATATGCCAAAATAGGATATCAATTAAAAGCAATGATTACACTTCGAGCATTTATGGGAAGATTAAAACCATTTTTGATAAAAGTATCTGAATTTAAAGAAGTTATGAATTGCTATCGAATTACAGGTAATGAAAATATAATTATGGAAGTAGTATTGAGGGATCAAATGCATTTACAAGAATTTATAGATAGACTTATTACATATGGAGAAGTCAAAACACATATTATACTGTCTAATCTTATAGAGAATAATCCAGTTACTGGGCATACCGAATTTGGAGAATTAGGCGTCTAA
- a CDS encoding DUF1684 domain-containing protein, with protein MFRISILFVFFIGNIIAQDSMAIKKILSFQEELNKDFSSEETSPLTPKDLERFKTIDFFEIDTSFCIRAKFIRTPYETPFVMKTTTGREPLYVKYGEAHFILWEKSYVLQIYQNQGLKTQPEFKDYLFLPFTDLTNGELSYAGGRFIDLQIPEGDFIFIDFNTSYNPYCAYNDRYSCPIPPEVNHLDVKIPAGVKKYKKYTENE; from the coding sequence GTGTTCAGGATATCAATTTTATTTGTGTTTTTTATTGGGAATATAATTGCTCAGGATTCTATGGCAATAAAAAAAATATTGTCTTTTCAGGAAGAACTGAATAAAGATTTCTCTTCTGAAGAAACTTCACCTTTAACACCAAAAGATTTAGAACGCTTTAAAACTATCGATTTTTTTGAAATAGATACTTCTTTTTGTATCCGTGCAAAATTTATTCGAACACCATATGAGACACCTTTTGTTATGAAAACCACAACGGGTAGAGAACCTTTGTATGTTAAATATGGAGAGGCTCATTTTATACTTTGGGAAAAGTCATATGTGTTGCAGATATATCAAAATCAAGGGCTAAAAACTCAACCAGAATTTAAAGATTATTTATTTCTTCCTTTTACAGATTTAACTAATGGAGAATTGAGTTATGCGGGCGGACGTTTTATAGACCTCCAAATCCCAGAAGGAGATTTTATTTTTATTGATTTTAATACTTCTTATAACCCATATTGTGCCTATAATGATCGATATTCTTGTCCAATACCTCCAGAAGTAAATCATCTGGATGTAAAAATTCCTGCAGGCGTTAAGAAATATAAAAAATATACAGAGAATGAATAA
- a CDS encoding sodium:alanine symporter family protein produces the protein MLFPYIISEQNLDENINRVFGDATSWFVDAILAEIPITESVGIPWVVVVLLLGAGYFTMYFKFINVRSFYTAIQVVRGKYDGVENFDQEDSNKLSAESTSVEEKNTNDNVNGEVSHFQALTTAVSATVGLGNIAGVAIALSIGGAGATLWMIIIGVLGMSSKFVECTLGVKYREVDSEGKVYGGPMYYLTKGLGEKGYAKLGKVLSVLFAIMCIGGSFGGGNMFQVNQAFKLFDHVIISNNSMLHGQGWVFGVIMAILVGVVIIGGIKKIASVTDKIVPFMVLIYIAAVLIVLVLYSSAIPAAFSAIWEGAFHPEGVMGGFVGVLVQGFRRGAFSNEAGVGSASIAHSAVKTRFPASEGLVALLEPFIDTVVVCTMTALVLIITGQVDTSAKIDFEQGVLLTASALESGVSWFPYLLTIAVLLFAFSSMISWSYYGYQAWSYLFGRSKRTEYVYKFIFCCFTVIGAAATLNAVTDFSDAMIFAMMVPNMIGLFLLSSKVKDELKRYKKSIAGRKG, from the coding sequence ATGTTATTTCCTTATATTATTTCAGAACAAAATTTAGATGAAAATATCAATCGTGTTTTTGGCGATGCTACCAGTTGGTTTGTAGATGCAATTCTAGCGGAAATCCCTATAACAGAATCTGTAGGGATCCCTTGGGTGGTTGTGGTATTGTTATTAGGAGCTGGATATTTTACTATGTATTTTAAGTTTATTAATGTAAGAAGTTTTTATACGGCAATACAAGTAGTTCGAGGAAAATATGATGGAGTAGAAAACTTTGATCAGGAAGATTCGAATAAGTTATCTGCTGAAAGTACTTCAGTAGAAGAAAAAAATACTAATGATAATGTAAACGGAGAAGTTAGTCATTTTCAGGCATTAACTACAGCTGTTTCGGCTACTGTAGGTTTGGGTAATATTGCTGGTGTAGCAATAGCCTTATCCATTGGTGGTGCCGGAGCAACACTTTGGATGATTATTATAGGAGTGTTGGGGATGTCTTCAAAATTTGTAGAATGTACTTTGGGAGTAAAATACCGGGAGGTGGATAGTGAAGGGAAAGTTTATGGCGGCCCTATGTATTATTTAACCAAAGGGTTAGGAGAAAAAGGTTACGCTAAATTAGGTAAAGTGCTATCTGTTCTTTTTGCTATTATGTGTATAGGTGGATCGTTTGGCGGTGGTAATATGTTTCAGGTAAATCAAGCATTTAAATTGTTTGATCATGTGATAATTTCAAATAACTCAATGTTACATGGACAAGGTTGGGTATTTGGAGTTATTATGGCGATATTGGTAGGTGTTGTTATCATTGGCGGAATCAAAAAAATAGCAAGTGTAACTGATAAAATTGTACCCTTTATGGTATTGATTTATATCGCAGCAGTTTTGATTGTTTTGGTATTGTATAGTTCAGCTATTCCAGCAGCGTTTAGTGCGATTTGGGAAGGTGCTTTTCATCCGGAAGGAGTGATGGGAGGTTTTGTGGGAGTGTTAGTTCAAGGGTTTAGGCGAGGAGCTTTTAGTAATGAAGCTGGAGTTGGTAGTGCCTCAATAGCCCATAGTGCTGTAAAAACACGTTTTCCAGCGAGTGAAGGACTAGTGGCATTGCTCGAACCTTTTATCGATACCGTAGTTGTGTGTACGATGACTGCTTTGGTGTTAATTATAACCGGACAGGTAGATACAAGTGCCAAAATTGATTTTGAACAAGGGGTTCTCCTTACGGCCTCTGCATTAGAAAGTGGTGTTTCATGGTTTCCGTATCTTCTTACGATTGCAGTATTACTCTTTGCTTTCTCTTCTATGATTTCATGGTCATATTATGGATACCAGGCATGGAGCTATCTTTTTGGAAGAAGCAAACGCACAGAATACGTGTATAAGTTTATTTTTTGCTGTTTTACGGTAATAGGAGCTGCAGCTACACTAAATGCAGTTACAGATTTTAGTGACGCAATGATTTTTGCTATGATGGTACCAAATATGATCGGTTTATTCTTGTTAAGCTCTAAAGTGAAAGACGAATTAAAACGCTATAAAAAGAGTATTGCCGGAAGGAAGGGTTAA